A single genomic interval of uncultured Desulfobulbus sp. harbors:
- a CDS encoding methyl-accepting chemotaxis protein, with protein sequence MNLSSIRFRLIVGGILVVLIPLCLSGYVSTTNSAQVATELSKANAHSIATGAATEIIATYEGELKFASAFAGRTQVKIAAENIRNKGLAGAEQNIAGINADLKKRFQKLNNFYTGIFLADANGTIYAEAAEAGEEFQQRNIAEHPLFTLAQNSHQTVSGEIERSPRSNQLTMLICSPVFGDNNTFLGVFAAMLKVKALTDLISNKKIGSTGYCFMINSSGTIIAHPDEKNILTLDLHTLPGMDTITKAMLASQDGAEAYIYKGMDKVAGFAPIKSKHWSVAATQNADEFLASSVSLRNKIIMISVGAILVTCSIIFWAAGTIVRPINNAVRGLKDIAQGEGDLTMRLAITSKDEVGELSHWFNVFIEKLQHIIRQINDNTHLVSNSAGDLSTVSTALSQNAQDTSDRADNVATAAEEMSANLNSVAAAMEQSTTNISMVASAAEEMTATITQIAENAEQAHTISAKAVLQATDTSKKMTELGKAAQAIGKVTETITEISEQTNLLALNATIEAARAGEAGKGFAVVANEIKELAKQTAAATLDIKQQIEGIQGTTHSTLEEISQISNIINEINAIITTISTSVGEQSSATQEIASNIAQASMGISEVNENVNQSSSVSGTITQDIAGVNMASSDISQGSGSVQSSAIQLQGLANELLVIVNTFKF encoded by the coding sequence ATGAACCTGTCATCCATTCGATTCCGTCTTATTGTCGGCGGCATTCTGGTCGTCCTTATTCCGTTATGTCTTTCCGGCTATGTATCGACAACAAACTCAGCACAAGTTGCAACCGAACTCAGTAAGGCCAATGCGCATTCCATCGCCACCGGTGCCGCAACCGAGATCATCGCGACCTATGAAGGAGAACTCAAATTTGCCAGTGCCTTTGCGGGCCGCACCCAGGTCAAAATCGCCGCTGAAAATATCAGGAACAAAGGCCTTGCGGGTGCGGAACAGAACATCGCAGGTATCAATGCCGATCTCAAAAAACGTTTTCAAAAACTCAACAACTTTTATACAGGCATTTTCCTTGCCGATGCGAATGGGACGATATATGCCGAAGCCGCAGAGGCGGGGGAAGAATTTCAGCAGCGCAATATTGCCGAGCATCCCCTGTTCACCTTGGCCCAGAACTCCCATCAAACGGTGAGCGGCGAGATCGAACGCTCTCCGAGGAGCAACCAGCTCACCATGTTGATCTGCAGCCCGGTTTTTGGCGACAACAACACCTTCCTCGGCGTTTTTGCTGCGATGCTCAAGGTTAAAGCCCTGACCGACCTCATATCCAACAAAAAGATCGGATCAACCGGCTATTGTTTCATGATCAATTCCTCGGGGACCATCATTGCACATCCGGATGAAAAGAACATTCTTACACTTGATCTTCACACCCTGCCCGGCATGGACACCATTACCAAGGCCATGCTTGCAAGCCAGGATGGCGCTGAAGCCTATATCTACAAGGGGATGGACAAGGTTGCAGGTTTTGCCCCCATCAAATCAAAGCACTGGAGTGTCGCCGCGACCCAAAATGCCGATGAGTTCCTTGCCAGTTCTGTTTCATTGCGCAACAAAATCATCATGATCAGTGTCGGCGCCATTCTTGTGACCTGCTCCATTATTTTCTGGGCCGCTGGAACCATTGTCCGACCGATCAACAACGCCGTACGGGGCCTGAAGGACATTGCTCAGGGAGAAGGAGATCTGACCATGCGCCTGGCCATAACCTCCAAGGACGAGGTTGGCGAACTCTCCCACTGGTTCAATGTCTTTATCGAAAAGCTGCAGCACATTATCCGACAAATCAATGACAACACCCATTTGGTCAGCAACTCCGCGGGGGATCTATCAACTGTTTCGACAGCGCTGTCCCAAAACGCGCAAGACACCTCAGATCGCGCCGATAACGTTGCAACCGCAGCCGAAGAAATGAGCGCCAATCTGAACAGTGTTGCCGCGGCCATGGAACAATCAACCACCAACATCTCCATGGTGGCCAGCGCAGCCGAGGAAATGACGGCCACCATCACTCAGATAGCGGAGAATGCGGAACAGGCCCATACGATCTCGGCCAAGGCTGTGCTCCAGGCCACAGACACTTCGAAAAAAATGACCGAATTAGGCAAGGCGGCGCAAGCAATTGGCAAGGTGACCGAAACCATTACCGAGATTTCGGAACAAACCAACCTGCTCGCACTCAACGCCACCATTGAAGCGGCCCGGGCCGGAGAAGCGGGCAAGGGTTTCGCGGTCGTGGCCAATGAAATCAAGGAGTTGGCCAAACAAACAGCCGCAGCCACCCTGGATATCAAACAACAGATTGAAGGCATCCAGGGAACAACGCATTCGACCCTCGAAGAGATCAGTCAAATTTCAAATATAATCAATGAAATAAATGCCATTATCACAACAATATCGACTTCTGTGGGCGAGCAGTCTTCCGCGACCCAAGAAATTGCCAGCAATATCGCCCAGGCCTCCATGGGTATCAGCGAGGTGAATGAAAACGTCAATCAAAGCTCCTCAGTTTCAGGGACAATCACTCAGGATATTGCCGGGGTCAACATGGCATCCAGTGATATTTCCCAAGGAAGCGGCAGCGTACAATCCAGTGCCATCCAGCTCCAGGGACTGGCCAACGAGCTCCTCGTCATTGTCAACACCTTTAAATTCTAG
- a CDS encoding response regulator — protein MNILIVDDEMMLVKSIQIGLQNLGHQVITAHCAELALEYLCLNGKGQEIDLVVTDYFMPGMNGLEFLAILRKSFPHLPVLLMTAYAETTLVIEALRLRCDGFLEKPFSLQQLVTEIENMMQQHPPLKHTAPPSRGES, from the coding sequence ATGAACATACTGATCGTGGATGACGAGATGATGTTGGTCAAATCAATCCAAATTGGGTTGCAAAACTTGGGACACCAGGTGATCACGGCACACTGTGCGGAACTGGCGTTGGAATACCTGTGCTTGAATGGCAAGGGACAGGAAATTGATTTGGTGGTGACCGACTATTTCATGCCGGGAATGAACGGCCTGGAATTTCTTGCGATATTGCGAAAATCATTTCCCCATCTCCCGGTTCTGCTCATGACCGCCTATGCGGAAACAACACTGGTGATTGAGGCCTTGCGCCTCCGGTGTGATGGTTTTCTGGAGAAACCGTTTTCGCTGCAACAGCTCGTTACCGAAATCGAAAACATGATGCAACAACATCCACCGCTCAAACATACCGCCCCTCCCTCACGGGGGGAATCGTAA
- a CDS encoding sigma-54 dependent transcriptional regulator, whose protein sequence is MLSHILLVDDEQDFLDSLVRGLLISGFRHVRAVQDPRKALALIQQGEPVDIAVLDITMQEMSGIELLKNIKQISPSTECIMATAADETSVAVQCMKEGAFDYRLKPFALEELLAVLSKAIERKNLLEIHRLGKQNSPPDLDNPEAFSQIVTQSSSMFRLLKEAELHAASMMPILITGETGTGKELLAQAIHKASSRARSPFIPVNMSALSPSLFESEFYGHTKGAFTGAVQDRCGLLETASQGTMFLDEIGSLPLDLQGKLLRVLQEGEYFKIGTSRPRGADVRFVAATNAELCPLQEQGLFRKDLFYRLCGAWLALPPLRQRKEDISLLVTTFLRQYLGQQHPLDIEDSTLDLLHRYEYPGNIRELKSIVQYAANLAKGFPISIHHLPDYVLNAVAYERRTAPIPHTPTEIAPLATVEREHILRAFHATQGNKVQTARLLQIGVNTLRRKLEAYGA, encoded by the coding sequence ATGCTTTCTCATATCCTTCTGGTGGACGATGAACAGGATTTCCTCGACAGTCTGGTGCGCGGGCTTCTGATCAGCGGTTTTCGCCATGTTCGCGCTGTGCAGGATCCACGGAAGGCTCTGGCCCTGATCCAACAGGGAGAACCTGTGGATATCGCTGTTCTCGACATCACTATGCAGGAGATGAGTGGCATAGAGCTCCTTAAAAATATCAAGCAAATAAGCCCATCAACCGAGTGCATCATGGCAACGGCTGCCGACGAGACGAGTGTCGCGGTCCAGTGCATGAAGGAAGGTGCCTTTGACTATCGGCTGAAACCCTTCGCCCTTGAAGAGCTGCTGGCTGTTCTTTCCAAAGCCATCGAACGGAAAAACCTGCTCGAAATTCACAGATTAGGCAAGCAGAACTCACCACCGGATCTGGACAATCCTGAGGCGTTTTCGCAAATCGTCACCCAGTCTTCATCCATGTTTCGTCTTCTGAAGGAGGCGGAATTGCATGCTGCCAGCATGATGCCCATCCTCATCACCGGCGAAACGGGTACGGGCAAAGAATTGCTTGCCCAGGCCATTCACAAGGCCAGCTCACGGGCCCGGTCTCCTTTTATTCCCGTCAACATGAGTGCGCTTTCCCCTTCCCTGTTCGAATCCGAATTTTACGGCCACACCAAGGGCGCTTTTACCGGCGCGGTCCAGGATCGCTGCGGGCTGCTGGAAACAGCCTCGCAAGGCACCATGTTTCTCGATGAAATCGGCAGCCTCCCCTTGGATTTACAGGGGAAACTTCTTCGGGTCCTGCAAGAGGGCGAATATTTCAAAATCGGCACCAGCCGACCACGGGGAGCGGACGTTCGTTTTGTTGCGGCAACCAATGCAGAGCTCTGTCCTTTGCAGGAACAGGGGCTCTTCCGCAAAGATCTCTTTTATCGCTTGTGCGGTGCCTGGCTTGCCCTGCCACCGCTTCGCCAACGAAAAGAAGACATTTCACTGCTGGTGACAACCTTTCTCCGCCAATATCTGGGGCAACAGCACCCTCTAGATATTGAGGACAGCACCCTCGATCTGCTGCATCGGTACGAGTATCCAGGAAATATCAGGGAACTCAAGTCAATTGTGCAGTATGCGGCCAACCTGGCAAAAGGCTTTCCGATTTCGATTCATCACCTCCCGGATTATGTCCTCAATGCGGTCGCGTATGAGCGCCGAACCGCGCCAATCCCCCACACGCCAACAGAGATTGCCCCCCTGGCCACGGTGGAACGTGAACATATCCTCAGGGCGTTCCACGCAACGCAGGGCAACAAGGTGCAAACCGCTCGCCTGCTGCAAATCGGCGTGAATACCCTGCGCCGAAAACTGGAGGCATACGGAGCATAG
- a CDS encoding PAS domain S-box protein: MEHPCQPLPELPLIRLLIELESGRILEASTDAAIFYGWPLAELRQMHIHDINTLPPKQVRAAMDKAASAECNRFEFVHRTADGSKKMVEVFSSKIMFAGKEVLSSIVHDITERSQIESALRRNEARFRELLENTQEAVYKRNLQKNFFEYISPAFSRFSGYSQDVIRGWSEEDIHDLIHPDDQERVQTIKLAPTASSTDFIQHIEYRFRHACGHYIHLMDRFTLLCDSTGALLSRIGSISDISERKKVEQSIFDAHKRLESIVEATRIGTWEWNVQTGDLVINHQWANMLGYTLAELSPLSASTWRRRIHPDDEQYAVALLEKHILGQSPDFTHEFRLRHKHGHWVWIYSSGRIIRRMSDGEPFIMYGIHIDITDRIRIEESLQQANEHLEQTVETRTLELMQANAALQREMEERRRIERVLRENEERYRRITEGLSDCIYTVHLKDGKAMNITRNAACSRVTGYSADEYAADTELWMRIVIAEDRHLIIENIKIIQETNKPATAEYRILRKDGRVIWVSDTLIPQFNASNELVSYDGVIIDITARKLAEQQLFHSQATLTMAIDGMPDPLILFDSTLQVLRLNKAAKEYYGLNSYEEALGKRCYEAFKGRITPCKTCEHPFFALQGSSGTFERQGAMDPSRLEQVVVDAVKNPQGQPEAYIVRIFDITEARRIDRQLIQREKLASLGLLVAGIAHEINNPNNFIFFNTPILRSYLHFLLPIVDEYAASRPELEVFHRPYQDFREDCFTLLNNIEHGSTRINQIVSNLREFVRERGQGEKRLVDIKHLVEKAITICQGKIKKNVKQFTVDLSEGLPPVHSDPLALEQIVVNLLINAAQAMDKEQPQIHLRLATAEEHRDEIVIAVEDNGCGMDQQTRRRIFDPFFTTKAAGEGTGLGLSICHRLITELGGRIEVRSEIGKGSVFQIFLKISSPNNDSGVL, from the coding sequence ATGGAACACCCTTGCCAACCACTGCCTGAATTGCCGTTAATCCGACTGCTCATTGAATTAGAGAGCGGCAGGATTCTGGAAGCAAGTACCGATGCCGCCATCTTTTACGGTTGGCCACTTGCAGAATTACGGCAAATGCACATCCACGACATCAATACCCTTCCTCCAAAACAGGTACGGGCTGCAATGGATAAGGCCGCCTCCGCCGAATGCAATAGATTCGAGTTCGTGCATCGGACAGCCGATGGCTCAAAAAAGATGGTTGAGGTCTTCAGTTCGAAAATCATGTTTGCAGGGAAAGAAGTCCTCTCCTCCATTGTCCATGATATCACCGAGCGGAGCCAGATCGAGTCGGCGTTGCGCAGAAATGAGGCAAGGTTCCGGGAGCTGCTGGAAAACACCCAAGAAGCGGTGTACAAGCGCAACTTACAGAAAAATTTCTTTGAATACATTAGTCCGGCGTTCAGCCGATTTTCCGGATATTCACAAGATGTGATCCGCGGTTGGTCTGAAGAGGATATTCACGACCTCATTCATCCCGACGACCAAGAGAGGGTGCAGACGATCAAACTGGCACCAACCGCATCCTCGACGGATTTCATTCAGCACATAGAATATCGCTTCAGACATGCATGCGGTCACTATATCCACTTGATGGATCGGTTCACCCTCTTGTGCGACTCCACCGGAGCTCTGCTCTCTCGAATCGGGAGCATAAGTGACATCAGCGAGCGCAAAAAGGTGGAACAGTCCATTTTCGATGCACATAAGCGGCTGGAAAGTATCGTGGAGGCCACCCGTATCGGAACCTGGGAGTGGAATGTTCAGACCGGTGATCTGGTAATCAACCATCAATGGGCCAACATGTTGGGATACACGCTTGCAGAATTATCGCCCCTCAGTGCCTCGACTTGGCGACGACGCATCCATCCCGACGATGAGCAATACGCTGTTGCCCTATTGGAAAAGCACATCTTGGGACAATCACCCGACTTTACGCATGAGTTCCGTTTACGCCACAAACATGGCCATTGGGTTTGGATATATTCCTCAGGCCGGATTATCCGTAGGATGTCTGACGGTGAACCATTCATCATGTATGGGATTCATATTGACATCACCGACCGTATCCGCATCGAAGAATCGCTGCAACAGGCCAATGAGCACCTGGAACAGACCGTCGAAACCCGAACCCTGGAATTGATGCAGGCCAATGCGGCCTTACAGCGGGAGATGGAAGAACGCCGAAGGATTGAACGAGTCCTTCGCGAAAACGAGGAACGCTACCGTCGCATTACCGAGGGACTCAGCGACTGTATCTATACCGTGCACCTGAAGGATGGCAAGGCGATGAACATCACCCGAAATGCCGCATGCTCCCGGGTGACAGGGTATTCAGCCGACGAGTATGCGGCAGATACGGAACTGTGGATGAGGATCGTCATTGCTGAAGATCGTCATCTCATTATAGAAAATATCAAAATTATCCAGGAGACCAACAAACCAGCCACCGCCGAATATCGAATCCTCCGAAAGGATGGCCGCGTCATCTGGGTCAGCGACACCCTGATCCCTCAATTCAACGCTTCCAACGAGCTCGTCTCCTATGACGGCGTGATCATCGATATTACGGCACGAAAACTGGCGGAGCAGCAGCTCTTTCACAGTCAGGCAACCCTGACTATGGCCATTGACGGTATGCCTGACCCCCTGATTCTCTTCGATAGCACCCTGCAGGTGTTGCGGCTCAACAAAGCGGCGAAGGAATATTACGGACTCAACAGCTATGAGGAGGCCCTGGGCAAACGATGCTACGAGGCCTTCAAAGGCAGAATTACGCCTTGTAAAACGTGTGAGCATCCGTTTTTTGCCCTGCAAGGCTCTTCTGGAACATTTGAACGCCAGGGAGCAATGGATCCATCGCGTCTGGAACAGGTGGTGGTCGACGCGGTGAAAAATCCCCAGGGCCAGCCGGAAGCCTATATTGTCCGTATTTTCGACATCACCGAGGCACGAAGAATCGACCGCCAACTCATCCAGCGCGAAAAGCTGGCATCATTGGGGTTGTTGGTTGCCGGTATTGCCCACGAAATCAACAATCCCAATAATTTCATTTTTTTCAACACGCCAATCCTCCGTTCCTATCTTCATTTCCTCCTGCCCATTGTCGACGAGTACGCGGCATCCCGCCCGGAACTGGAGGTGTTCCATCGACCCTATCAGGATTTTCGCGAAGATTGTTTCACCTTGCTCAACAACATCGAGCATGGCTCCACGCGAATCAACCAAATCGTAAGCAATCTGCGTGAATTCGTCCGCGAACGAGGGCAAGGCGAAAAGCGGCTTGTCGATATCAAACACCTTGTCGAAAAGGCGATCACCATCTGCCAGGGAAAGATCAAAAAAAACGTCAAACAGTTTACAGTCGACCTGAGCGAGGGCTTGCCCCCTGTTCACAGTGACCCCCTGGCCCTGGAACAGATTGTGGTCAACCTCCTGATCAACGCCGCCCAGGCCATGGACAAGGAGCAGCCCCAAATCCACCTTCGGCTTGCCACTGCAGAGGAGCACCGGGATGAAATCGTGATCGCCGTTGAAGACAACGGATGCGGCATGGATCAACAAACCCGGCGCAGGATTTTCGATCCCTTTTTCACCACCAAGGCGGCAGGCGAGGGAACGGGCCTCGGTCTGTCGATCTGCCACAGGCTCATTACTGAATTGGGGGGGCGGATTGAGGTCAGGAGCGAAATTGGTAAGGGCAGCGTCTTTCAGATTTTTTTAAAAATATCCTCACCAAACAATGACAGCGGGGTGCTCTGA